The genomic window CGCGCTGCCGCTGCAGGACGTGAAAGAGGTGCCGTACGCGTCCTCGACGCCAGGCGTCTGCCACGCCTGCGGTCACGATGCGCACACGACGATCGTGCTCGGCGCCGCGCTCGCGCTGGCCTCCGGGCCGGTCCGCGACGGCCGGGTCCGGGTGGTCTTCCAGCCGGCCGAGGAGGCCGTGCCCGGCGGTGCCCTGGACGCGATCGACGGCGGCGTGCTCAAGGACGTCGAGCGGATCTTCGCGCTGCACTGCGACCCGAAGCTGGAGACCGGCCGGGTCGGCCTGCGGGCCGGCGCGATCACCGCGGCCTGCGACAAGGTCGACGTGCTGCTGTCCGGTCCGGGCGGGCACACCGCCCGCCCGCACACCACGGTCGACCTGGTCTACGCGCTCGGCCGGGTGATCGCCGACGCGCCGGGGCTGCTGTCCCGGCGGGCCGACCCGCGGCACGGCATGTCCCTGGTCTGGGGTGCGGTGCAGGCCGGGGTCGCGCCGAACACGATCCCGCAGCACGGCATGCTCACCGGCACCGTCCGGATGCTGGACCGGGACGCCTGGGAGGGCGCCGAGGAGATGGTCCGGACGCTGGTCGAGCAGTTGGTCGCCCCGACCGGCGCCGCCGTCGACGTCCAGTACCTGCAGGGCGTGCCGCCGGTGTCCAACGACGCCGCCTCGACCGCCGCGTTCCGGGCCGGGATCACCGCGGCGCTGGGCGCGGACGCGGTCGCGGACACCGAGCAGAGCCTCGGCGGCGAGGACTTCGCGTGGTATCTCAGCCACGTGCCGGGCGCCCTGGCCCGCCTCGGGGTACGGCCGCCCGGCGACACCGGGCCGTACCTGGACCTGCATCAGCCCACTTTTGACATCGATGAGGATGCCCTTGCCGTCGGCGTCCGGGTGCTGGTGCACACCGCGCTGACCGTACTGGGCTGACCCGCCCTCGAACGGCCCGCGGACACGCTCCGCTGTCGGTTCGTCGCGGCCTCTAGACGCCCGCTCGGACCAGCGTGTACTGGTCCGTACGGCCGGTCGCGTCCGGTCGTCCGTACCCATGCGGTGCCTACAGAGGGTATCCCGCCCGATCGGGTGACGCTCCTTGTGTGCGGCCTGTGAGGCGTCGTTTACTTCCCGCGGCTGGACAGGTGTAAGTCTAGTGATCCATTCGGCCCTTATCCCCTCGCGGTCCGAGTGGTCCGTCCGGCCGACCTCGACGCGCCATCAGGCGCGTCGCCCCACACCTGGAGGCACCATGACCCGAGGGTCACTGTTCCGCCGGACCGCGCTCACCGGCGCACTGGGTCTGGCCGTGGCCGGAGCGCTCGCCGCTCCCGCCGCGCAGGCCGCGCCCGCCCCGACCGCCGCTCCCGCCGCCGCCACCGCGGACGTGCAGAGCGTGGCCGTGGCCAAGGCTCTCGGCGCCAACTCGCTCGGCAGCTACGTCGCCGGCGGCAAGCTCGTCGTCAACGTCACCGACCAGGCCTCCGCCGCGACGGTGCGGGCCTCGGGCGCGACGCCGAAGTTCGTCACCCACACCGCGGCCCAGCTCGCGGGCGCCGACGCGGCGCTGCTCAAGGCGCCGGCCGTCGTCGGCTCCACCTGGGGCACCGACCCGGTGACCAACCAGGTCGTGCTCTCGATCCCGGCCACCGCCAAGGGCGCCGCGGTCACCCAGCTCAAGGCCGTCGCCAAGGCGGCCGGCTCCGCGGTCCGGGTCGAGACGCTGGCCGCGCCGGTCCGGCCGCTGATCACCGGCGGCGACGCGATCCTGGTCAGCGGCGCGCGCTGCTCGCTCGGGTTCAACGTGCGCAACAGCGCCAACCAGAACTTCTTCCTCACCGCCGGCCACTGCACCAACATCGGCGCGACCTGGACGACCTCCAGCGGTCAGCTGATCGGCACCCGGACGAACACCAGCTTCCCGGGTAACGACTACGGCGTGGTGCGCTACACCGGCACCGTGCCGGCCTCCGGCACCGTCGGCAGCCAGGACATCACCTCCTCCGGCACCCCGGCCGTCAACAGCACCGTGACCCGTCGCGGCAGCACCACCGGCATCCACTCCGGCACCGTGCAGCAGCTCAACGCGACCGTCCGGTACGCCGAGGGCACCGTCACCGGCCTGATCCGCACCTCCGTCTGCGCCGAGCCCGGCGACAGCGGCGGCTCGCTCTACCGCGGCACGATCGCCTTCGGCCTCACCTCCGGCGGCAGCGGCAACTGCACCTCCGGCGGGACGACGTTCTTCCAGCCGGTCACCGAGCCCCTCGGTCTGTTCGGCCTGCACGTCTTCTAGACGTACGCACGTTAGGCCGAATGCACGTCGCTCGACCTGGAACGCCCACCGCTCCGGCGGTGGGCGTTCTGGTCGTTCGAGCACGTTGCGAGAACTCGGTGTAGTAATTGCTGGGCCGTTCGGGTGGTTAGGCATTGCGAAAGGTTGACCCGGACGGACTGTTCCGATGAGGGTGTCCACATACCCACAGAGGAGTTCTGGGCCGAACGGCCTAATAATGCTCCTCCGCGAGATGGTTCCGGAAGCACGCCGTTCGGGCGTGAACGTCGACTCTCGAGGAGATTTGAATGGGAACTGCACACCCGCGCCGGGGACGTACGGTCCTCGTCGCCGCGGCCGCCGTCCTCGCGGCCGCAGGGGCGCTCGCGCTGCCCTCGGGCAGCGCGTCCGCGGCCCCAGCACCGGGCGGCTCCGCCGTCCTGTCCGCCGAGTCCGCGGTCCTCGTCGCCGCGACCGGCGTCGACACCACCACCGCTTCCGCCAGGGTCGCCGCGCAGCGTAGCCAATCGGCCCTGGCGGACAAGCTCACCACGCAGGTCGGCGCGGTCAAGGGCGCCGGCAGCTACCTCGACGCCAGGACCGGCGCGCTGGTGGTCACCGTGACCGACGCCGCCGCCGCGAAGACGGTCACCGCCGCCGGCGCGCGGGCCAAGGTCGTCAGCCACAGCTCGGCGCAGCTGGACGGCATCACGGCCGCGCTGAACAAGGCCCCCCGGACGCCCGGCAGCGCCTGGGGCGTCGACCCGAAGGCCAACCAGGTCGTCGTCACGATCTCGGCCGCGGCGCCGGCCGCCCGGGCCGCCACCCTGGAGAAGACCGCGGCCCGGTACGGCTCGGCCGTCCGGATCCAGCACACCAGTGCCGGCTTCGCCCCGCAGCTGCAGGGCGGCGACGCGATCCTGACCGACAGCTTCCGCTGCTCGGCCGGCTTCAACACCACCGGCGGCGTGGTCACCGCCGGGCACTGCACCGCGGG from Mycobacteriales bacterium includes these protein-coding regions:
- a CDS encoding S1 family peptidase, which codes for MGTAHPRRGRTVLVAAAAVLAAAGALALPSGSASAAPAPGGSAVLSAESAVLVAATGVDTTTASARVAAQRSQSALADKLTTQVGAVKGAGSYLDARTGALVVTVTDAAAAKTVTAAGARAKVVSHSSAQLDGITAALNKAPRTPGSAWGVDPKANQVVVTISAAAPAARAATLEKTAARYGSAVRIQHTSAGFAPQLQGGDAILTDSFRCSAGFNTTGGVVTAGHCTAGLPAYFASDGSPLGPSVDSHFPTSDFGLVQNTGQPASPTVNLYNGSSQSITGAGNAVVGQSICKSGSTTGLTCGTVQATNVTVQYAEGTVFQ
- a CDS encoding amidohydrolase; this encodes MTGPSTGGLREAAWLDRWLLEHGSGLITFRRELHQNPELGYEEHRTTARLAGALSAAGLHPHPLPTGTGLFCDVGTGDRVVALRADIDALPLQDVKEVPYASSTPGVCHACGHDAHTTIVLGAALALASGPVRDGRVRVVFQPAEEAVPGGALDAIDGGVLKDVERIFALHCDPKLETGRVGLRAGAITAACDKVDVLLSGPGGHTARPHTTVDLVYALGRVIADAPGLLSRRADPRHGMSLVWGAVQAGVAPNTIPQHGMLTGTVRMLDRDAWEGAEEMVRTLVEQLVAPTGAAVDVQYLQGVPPVSNDAASTAAFRAGITAALGADAVADTEQSLGGEDFAWYLSHVPGALARLGVRPPGDTGPYLDLHQPTFDIDEDALAVGVRVLVHTALTVLG
- a CDS encoding S1 family peptidase; this encodes MTRGSLFRRTALTGALGLAVAGALAAPAAQAAPAPTAAPAAATADVQSVAVAKALGANSLGSYVAGGKLVVNVTDQASAATVRASGATPKFVTHTAAQLAGADAALLKAPAVVGSTWGTDPVTNQVVLSIPATAKGAAVTQLKAVAKAAGSAVRVETLAAPVRPLITGGDAILVSGARCSLGFNVRNSANQNFFLTAGHCTNIGATWTTSSGQLIGTRTNTSFPGNDYGVVRYTGTVPASGTVGSQDITSSGTPAVNSTVTRRGSTTGIHSGTVQQLNATVRYAEGTVTGLIRTSVCAEPGDSGGSLYRGTIAFGLTSGGSGNCTSGGTTFFQPVTEPLGLFGLHVF